A part of Marinobacter psychrophilus genomic DNA contains:
- a CDS encoding transporter substrate-binding domain-containing protein translates to MKALTRKFSQSLAVVAIVAGAAAMVAMPTQARDLDEIRNDVFQVVNSGAYPPFSYVDTQGNLVGLDVDMAEALAAKMGVEVNVQSSPWSGIIAAMVGGRFDACICSMSDTEERRKAIDFSDSYYSAGLSVWVQGGTDDISSIDDFAGKTVGSTLGETGNQWAVENGEGKWRNQTFQGLPSMMTGLTTGRIDLMIADDVPVLVAMQENAPDIKMVDVGELPRWPAAISVQKNKPELLAALNVALAEIKADGTYQTIVDKWIGKGANIE, encoded by the coding sequence ATGAAGGCTCTTACTAGAAAGTTTTCTCAATCTCTGGCTGTCGTAGCAATAGTGGCAGGTGCAGCGGCCATGGTGGCCATGCCGACGCAGGCGCGTGATCTGGATGAAATTCGTAACGACGTATTTCAGGTGGTCAACTCCGGTGCTTACCCTCCCTTCAGTTACGTCGACACCCAGGGCAATCTGGTTGGCCTTGATGTCGACATGGCCGAGGCTCTGGCGGCAAAGATGGGTGTCGAGGTTAATGTGCAGTCATCCCCCTGGAGCGGCATTATCGCCGCCATGGTCGGTGGCCGCTTCGATGCCTGCATCTGCAGCATGAGCGACACAGAAGAGCGTAGGAAGGCAATTGACTTTTCCGACTCCTACTACAGCGCCGGTCTGTCAGTTTGGGTGCAAGGCGGCACCGACGATATTAGCAGCATCGACGACTTTGCCGGCAAGACTGTCGGTTCCACTCTGGGCGAAACCGGTAACCAGTGGGCGGTGGAAAATGGTGAAGGCAAATGGCGTAACCAGACCTTTCAGGGTCTGCCCAGCATGATGACTGGCCTGACCACAGGCCGTATCGATCTCATGATTGCCGATGACGTGCCCGTGCTGGTTGCCATGCAGGAAAATGCGCCTGACATCAAGATGGTAGACGTTGGTGAATTGCCACGCTGGCCTGCCGCTATTTCGGTTCAGAAAAACAAGCCTGAACTGCTTGCGGCGCTGAACGTTGCGCTGGCAGAAATCAAGGCTGATGGAACTTACCAGACCATTGTCGACAAGTGGATTGGCAAGGGCGCTAACATCGAGTAA
- a CDS encoding amino acid ABC transporter permease, whose amino-acid sequence MDFNLMVEVTPLLIEAAWVTIDVSARSMFFGFFVACGLVFLQSFRFAPIRWFARGYISVVRGTPYFVQLLLVFYGGPSIGFRLDPIMCGVFVGAFNIGAYMSEAIRGSIESVDSGQTEAARSVGFGKVQTMVSIVLPQAAPLMIRSVGVLAIVLVKNSSLVSIISVVELTYQAQRLIGSTYKPLEIFTLSALMYIVIVYAVMGIIELAYRRATRYTTQ is encoded by the coding sequence ATGGATTTCAATTTGATGGTCGAGGTTACGCCCTTGTTGATCGAGGCGGCCTGGGTCACGATCGATGTTTCTGCTCGTTCAATGTTCTTTGGATTCTTTGTCGCCTGCGGCCTCGTGTTCTTGCAATCTTTTCGCTTTGCACCTATCCGCTGGTTTGCCAGAGGTTATATCAGCGTGGTTCGCGGGACACCCTATTTCGTCCAGTTGTTGCTGGTATTTTATGGCGGCCCCAGTATTGGCTTCAGGCTTGACCCCATTATGTGTGGTGTCTTCGTAGGCGCTTTCAATATTGGCGCCTATATGAGCGAAGCGATTCGCGGCTCCATCGAGTCCGTGGATAGTGGTCAGACCGAAGCCGCCAGATCCGTGGGATTTGGCAAGGTACAAACGATGGTGTCTATCGTGTTGCCGCAAGCCGCCCCACTGATGATTCGTTCAGTCGGGGTGTTGGCCATTGTACTGGTGAAAAACTCCTCTCTGGTTTCCATCATCTCCGTGGTTGAATTGACGTATCAGGCTCAGCGGTTGATTGGTTCGACCTACAAACCGCTGGAGATTTTCACTCTCAGTGCACTGATGTACATCGTCATTGTCTACGCGGTGATGGGCATCATCGAACTGGCCTATCGTCGCGCAACGCGTTACACAACCCAATAA